The following are encoded in a window of Bos indicus isolate NIAB-ARS_2022 breed Sahiwal x Tharparkar chromosome 7, NIAB-ARS_B.indTharparkar_mat_pri_1.0, whole genome shotgun sequence genomic DNA:
- the LOC109561234 gene encoding olfactory receptor 2T12-like — MENWNITADFILLGLFNHTGAHQFLFVLVLIIAFTSLVSNALMLLLILLDPRLHRPMYFLLSQLSLMDLMLISAIVPKMAIDYLTGRKFISPAGCGFQIFFFLTLGGGECFLLAAMSYDRYVAICHPLRYPVLMSWKVCLSMILGSWFLGAVDGLMQAAATLNFSFCSTHEIDHFFCEAPTLVRLACADTSVFEYVMYICCVLMLLIPISLILISYSLILAAVLHMHSSEARKKAFATCSSHLSVVGLFFGAGIFTYMRPKSYKSANYNKVVSVYYTIFTPVLNPLIYSLRNTEVKGALQKYMNRCLNIKNKQTNKKQTGI, encoded by the exons ATGGAAAACTGGAATATCACGGCAGATTTCATTCTCCTAGGTCTCTTTAACCACACAGGAGCCCACCAATTTCTCTTTGTGTTGGTTCTTATAATTGCCTTCACCTCCCTGGTTAGCAATGCCCTCATGCTTCTCCTGATTCTCCTGGACCCCCGTCTCCACAGGCCCATGTATTTCCTCCTGAGCCAACTCTCCCTCATGGACCTGATGCTGATTTCCGCCATTGTGCCCAAAATGGCCATTGACTATTTGACCGGCAGGAAGTTCATCTCCCCTGCTGGCTGTGGGTTCCAGATCTTCTTCTTCCTCACTTTAGGAGGGGGTGAGTGCTTCCTCTTAGCAGCCAtgtcctatgaccgctatgttgcTATTTGCCATCCACTGAGATACCCAGTCCTCATGAGTTGGAAAGTATGTCTCAGTATGATTTTGGGGTCTTGGTTCCTTGGTGCAGTTGATGGACTCATGCAGGCTGCTGCTACCCTCAACTTCTCATTTTGCAGCACACATGAGATCGATCACTTCTTTTGTGAGGCCCCCACTCTTGTGCGTTTGGCTTGTGCTGACACTTCTGTCTTTGAGTATGTCATGTACATCTGCTGTGTGTTAATGCTCCTGATCCCCATTTCCCTCATCTTGATTTCCTATAGTCTCATCCTTGCTGCTGTTCTCCACATGCATTCTAGTGAAGCCCGCAAGAAGGCATTTGCCACCTGCTCTTCCCACCTGTCTGTGGTGGGACTCTTTTTTGGAGCTGGCATTTTTACCTACATGAGACCTAAATCCTATAAGTCAGCTAATTACAATAAGGTTGTGTCAGTGTACTATACTATCTTCACCCCTGTGCTGAACCCCCTCATCTATAGTCTGAGGAACACTGAGGTCAAGGGAGCTCTGCAAAAGTATATGAATAGATGT ctgaatattaaaaacaaacaaacaaacaaaaaacaaactggcATATGA